One Owenweeksia hongkongensis DSM 17368 genomic region harbors:
- the gap gene encoding type I glyceraldehyde-3-phosphate dehydrogenase, producing the protein MKTLRIGINGFGRIGRSLTRVIRKYPNIELVAINDLADVKNLAHLLKYDTVHGHFPDEVKEQAGKLVINGREISVFSEKEPANIPWASVGVDLVIEATGRFKTTDLAIGHIKAGAKKVIISAPATDDTKTIVLGANGDELSSDDIIVSNASCTTNSVAPLLKIVDEVCGVDHAYITTVHSYTTDQQLQDGPHKDFRRGRAAAESIVPTSTGAAKAITRIFPELEGRIGGAGIRVPVPDGSLTDITITVKKNTTVEEINTAFKKASEEGPFKGYLGYTADPIVSRDVIGSPYSVWFDEGLTSVLGNMVKVVGWYDNEMGYSHRLADLIMKMG; encoded by the coding sequence ATGAAAACGCTAAGAATAGGAATCAACGGCTTTGGCCGAATAGGACGCTCCCTCACAAGGGTTATTCGCAAGTATCCAAACATAGAATTGGTAGCGATTAATGATTTGGCTGATGTGAAGAATTTGGCCCACTTGCTAAAGTATGACACCGTGCATGGGCACTTTCCTGATGAGGTAAAGGAGCAGGCAGGCAAGCTTGTAATTAACGGTAGAGAGATTTCCGTTTTTAGTGAAAAAGAACCAGCCAATATTCCTTGGGCATCAGTAGGGGTAGATCTTGTTATCGAAGCCACTGGTAGATTTAAAACAACTGACTTAGCCATTGGTCACATTAAGGCTGGTGCCAAAAAAGTAATAATTTCTGCTCCGGCTACTGATGATACCAAGACCATTGTACTTGGCGCAAATGGTGATGAACTCAGTTCAGATGACATCATAGTTTCAAATGCTTCTTGTACTACAAACTCGGTAGCGCCATTATTAAAAATAGTGGACGAAGTATGCGGGGTAGACCATGCATATATTACCACCGTGCATAGCTACACCACAGACCAACAATTGCAGGATGGCCCGCATAAAGATTTTCGTAGAGGGCGTGCAGCTGCCGAAAGCATAGTACCTACCAGCACTGGGGCAGCAAAGGCAATCACCCGTATTTTTCCAGAACTGGAAGGCCGCATTGGTGGTGCCGGAATACGAGTGCCAGTACCGGATGGTAGCCTTACGGATATCACCATTACTGTAAAGAAAAACACCACCGTAGAAGAAATCAATACAGCTTTCAAAAAAGCTTCGGAAGAAGGCCCGTTCAAAGGATACCTCGGTTATACTGCCGATCCTATCGTGTCGCGTGATGTAATTGGCAGCCCATACTCTGTGTGGTTTGATGAAGGCTTAACATCCGTACTTGGCAACATGGTAAAAGTAGTAGGCTGGTATGATAATGAAATGGGATATAGCCACAGGCTGGCTGATTTGATAATGAAGATGGGGTAG
- a CDS encoding TlpA disulfide reductase family protein, with product MRILKMMALAATATFAFSACESNSGTSIEGNLKGDEFTQVILYNITPQSINPFDTVAVVDNKFKVDVTVDTADFMLVQLSERFRIPLFVQPGEHVTIEIDDMEDMSYNISGSPESERIEKINEILLEANKAVQALNDEGQAAMQDSAQFEMIKPRLDSTFKQIVADTRKQYTDMIDENPGSLANIFIFSQSIGQMPLVTPQENFEYFEKVGEGISESYPNSIHTKSYNERMVEMRKNLAMQQEMDAVKQNLAPGAEVPEIALENLQGQVMKLSDLRGKVVLVDFWAAWCRPCRAENPNLVRMYNLYKDKGFEVYSVSLDGLPSQQDPKEAWAKAITVDQLAWNNHVSDLKGWQTSVIKDFGFQGIPYTVLVDREGKIIATELRGPALEAKLKEVL from the coding sequence ATGAGAATATTAAAAATGATGGCTCTTGCAGCCACCGCCACTTTTGCCTTTAGCGCTTGCGAAAGCAACTCAGGAACATCAATAGAAGGAAATCTAAAAGGTGATGAGTTTACACAAGTAATACTTTACAACATTACGCCACAGAGCATAAATCCTTTTGACACCGTTGCCGTAGTTGACAACAAGTTTAAAGTAGATGTAACAGTAGACACTGCTGACTTTATGTTGGTACAGCTTTCTGAAAGATTCAGAATTCCACTTTTTGTGCAGCCAGGAGAGCATGTAACCATTGAAATTGATGATATGGAGGATATGAGTTACAACATTTCGGGTAGCCCGGAATCTGAGCGTATAGAAAAAATCAACGAAATCCTTTTGGAGGCCAACAAAGCTGTTCAAGCTTTGAATGATGAAGGACAGGCTGCGATGCAGGACTCGGCTCAGTTTGAAATGATAAAGCCAAGACTGGACAGCACTTTTAAGCAAATTGTGGCTGACACCAGAAAGCAATACACAGATATGATTGATGAAAACCCAGGTAGCCTGGCTAACATTTTCATCTTTTCACAGTCTATTGGCCAAATGCCTTTGGTAACTCCACAAGAAAACTTTGAATACTTTGAAAAAGTAGGAGAAGGTATTAGCGAAAGCTATCCAAACTCAATACACACCAAGAGCTATAATGAGCGTATGGTAGAAATGCGTAAAAATCTTGCTATGCAGCAGGAGATGGATGCTGTAAAACAAAACTTAGCTCCTGGTGCTGAAGTTCCGGAGATTGCTCTTGAAAACCTTCAAGGACAAGTAATGAAGCTTTCTGACCTTCGTGGTAAGGTTGTCTTGGTAGATTTTTGGGCAGCATGGTGTCGTCCATGTCGTGCCGAAAACCCTAACCTGGTACGTATGTACAATCTGTATAAAGACAAAGGTTTTGAGGTGTATAGCGTATCACTTGATGGTTTGCCAAGCCAGCAAGACCCAAAAGAAGCTTGGGCAAAAGCAATTACTGTAGATCAATTGGCATGGAATAACCACGTAAGCGATCTTAAAGGATGGCAAACTTCCGTAATCAAAGATTTTGGTTTCCAAGGAATACCTTACACCGTATTGGTAGACCGTGAAGGAAAAATCATTGCAACAGAACTTAGAGGCCCAGCTCTAGAAGCTAAGCTGAAAGAAGTATTGTAG
- the gatB gene encoding Asp-tRNA(Asn)/Glu-tRNA(Gln) amidotransferase subunit GatB — MKDILEKYEPIIGLEIHVQLNTHSKAYSSDSTTYGGMPNTQTNAISLGHPGTLPMVNSSVIEFAVRLGIATNCDIRERNEYARKNYFYADLPKGYQVTQDTTPICTNGYVEIKDADDNPKRIGLTRIHMEEDSGKSIHDIDPFNTLIDLNRAGVALLEIVSEPDFRNGQEAYNYLQEMRQLVRYLDISDGNMEEGSLRCDVNVSIRPRGREKFGTKVEVKNMNSFRNVQKAIDFEIKRQYEVYESGGEVLQQTMTFDAGSGETRLLRAKEDAHDYRYFPEPDLQPILVKEDYVSQVKSELPPLPKELLAKYQEMGLSAYDAALLTETKEIALYFEEVIKHTKNHKAAANWMMGSVKSYMNDRAITIEEFPVKPNTIAELIGMVENGVVSNSAANGDLFKGLIESPEKAPEALAKELNLIQESDSDALLELVKEALAKYPAKVEEYKAGKKGLMGLFMGEVMKLSHGKADPKVTSKLVQQELEK, encoded by the coding sequence ATGAAAGATATTTTAGAAAAATACGAACCGATTATCGGTTTGGAGATACACGTTCAGCTGAACACCCACAGCAAGGCCTATAGTTCGGACTCTACCACTTACGGTGGAATGCCCAACACACAGACCAATGCTATTTCACTGGGACACCCCGGTACTTTACCGATGGTAAACAGCAGCGTGATTGAATTTGCCGTAAGGCTGGGTATTGCTACCAATTGTGATATTCGTGAGCGAAATGAGTATGCCCGCAAAAACTATTTTTATGCGGATTTGCCAAAAGGCTATCAGGTAACTCAGGACACTACGCCAATTTGCACCAATGGATATGTGGAGATAAAAGATGCGGATGATAATCCAAAGCGTATTGGCCTTACCCGTATTCACATGGAGGAAGATAGTGGTAAGAGTATTCACGACATAGACCCTTTTAACACACTGATTGACCTCAACCGTGCCGGAGTTGCACTTTTGGAAATTGTGAGTGAGCCAGATTTCAGAAACGGACAAGAGGCTTATAATTACCTTCAGGAGATGCGCCAGTTAGTACGTTACCTCGATATTTCTGACGGTAATATGGAAGAAGGAAGTTTGCGTTGTGACGTAAACGTTTCTATCCGCCCAAGAGGAAGAGAGAAGTTTGGAACCAAGGTAGAGGTGAAAAACATGAACTCCTTCCGTAATGTGCAAAAGGCTATTGATTTTGAAATAAAGCGTCAGTACGAAGTGTATGAAAGTGGTGGCGAAGTGCTACAGCAAACCATGACTTTTGATGCCGGAAGCGGAGAAACGCGCTTGCTAAGAGCTAAGGAAGATGCACACGATTATCGCTATTTTCCTGAGCCGGATTTGCAGCCAATTCTTGTAAAAGAAGATTATGTAAGCCAGGTAAAAAGTGAACTCCCACCCTTGCCGAAAGAGCTTTTGGCAAAATATCAGGAAATGGGATTGAGCGCTTATGATGCCGCTCTGCTTACTGAAACCAAGGAGATCGCCCTATATTTTGAAGAAGTGATAAAGCACACCAAAAACCACAAGGCTGCGGCCAACTGGATGATGGGAAGTGTGAAATCATACATGAATGATAGAGCCATCACAATTGAAGAATTTCCAGTAAAGCCTAATACCATTGCTGAGCTTATTGGTATGGTAGAAAATGGTGTGGTGAGCAACTCTGCTGCCAACGGTGATTTGTTTAAAGGTTTGATTGAAAGTCCTGAAAAAGCACCTGAAGCATTGGCTAAGGAACTAAACCTTATACAGGAGAGTGACAGCGATGCTTTGCTTGAATTAGTAAAAGAAGCTTTGGCTAAATATCCCGCCAAGGTGGAAGAATATAAAGCCGGTAAAAAAGGCTTGATGGGCTTATTTATGGGAGAAGTGATGAAGCTATCTCACGGTAAGGCCGACCCCAAAGTGACCAGTAAATTAGTACAACAAGAATTAGAAAAGTAA
- the lpxK gene encoding tetraacyldisaccharide 4'-kinase, producing MNLRKLLYPFSFPYGAITALRNWAFNKDILPSQEFKVPVISVGNLSAGGTGKTPMVEFLIRRFSDYKVGLVSRGYGRKTKGLILAKPQHTFSEIGDEPFQIFNKFPEICLALAEKRPEGVQALIENCSPDLILLDDAYQHRYVKPGFQILLTTFQEPFYHDLLLPAGNLREYTSGKKRANVIVVTKCPANLTPAKAKEMMQKIKPGDKSVYFTTISYSEPQNVKGEKLGTKKVIALTGIAKPQPFLNQIGKSLSIQKHLKFADHHSFSAKEIADIEKMVTASGTPIITTEKDWVRLKSLLNAETLEHVFYLPMQVQFLFDQEQDFTKKISGYLQGV from the coding sequence ATGAACCTCCGCAAACTCCTATACCCATTTTCCTTCCCTTACGGAGCCATAACTGCGCTACGCAATTGGGCTTTTAATAAAGACATTTTGCCTTCGCAGGAGTTTAAGGTACCGGTGATTTCTGTGGGAAACCTGAGTGCTGGAGGTACTGGAAAAACGCCCATGGTGGAGTTTCTAATCCGCAGGTTTTCAGATTATAAAGTTGGTTTGGTAAGTCGCGGCTATGGCCGAAAAACCAAGGGACTTATTTTGGCAAAACCTCAACACACGTTTAGCGAAATTGGGGATGAACCCTTTCAGATTTTCAACAAGTTTCCAGAGATATGTTTGGCCTTAGCCGAAAAGCGACCTGAAGGCGTGCAAGCCCTAATTGAAAATTGTTCGCCCGATTTAATTTTATTAGATGATGCCTACCAGCATCGCTATGTAAAGCCGGGGTTTCAAATTTTGCTTACTACTTTCCAGGAGCCCTTTTATCACGATTTGCTTTTGCCCGCAGGAAACCTTCGGGAATACACAAGTGGAAAGAAAAGAGCAAATGTAATTGTGGTCACCAAATGCCCTGCAAACCTCACTCCTGCCAAGGCCAAGGAAATGATGCAAAAGATAAAGCCAGGCGACAAGTCTGTGTACTTCACCACCATTAGCTACAGTGAACCTCAAAATGTGAAAGGTGAAAAACTAGGAACAAAAAAAGTAATAGCCCTTACCGGCATTGCGAAACCTCAACCATTTTTAAACCAAATTGGAAAAAGCCTTTCGATACAGAAACATCTGAAATTTGCCGACCATCACAGTTTTTCCGCCAAGGAAATAGCAGATATAGAAAAAATGGTGACCGCCAGTGGAACCCCAATTATCACCACCGAAAAGGATTGGGTACGCTTAAAAAGTTTGCTTAATGCAGAAACGCTGGAGCATGTTTTTTATCTCCCCATGCAAGTCCAATTTCTATTTGACCAAGAACAGGATTTCACCAAAAAGATAAGCGGCTATTTACAAGGAGTTTAG